attatgaagcattattttgccaaaattacaagacttaattattattattactgggtggtgcatttcatgtgaaagtgagtgtataagatctatatatatatacaaatCTTTATTTCGCAAGAAACAGGCTATCGACCAATTGGACTTTCTGCCTGAAGagataatatttaattaaaaaaattaaaaatactacaCTTCAAATACATACTTAAACATTGAGATATAATAAGACCTTGCAATGAATTTACACACAGTTTTTGTATTGCAAAAATTACtcatataacaaataaatcatatactacgtgacaaagaaaggtaaacacccattaaaaaccattttattttgacaattttttgcatgttgacttatcttaaaaaaagaaagaaatgatcaaaatttcaagtttatctgttaattttctttttagtttccatgggttgttccttaaaaaaataaaatgttgtttaaacatttttgttcacatttgcatcgcaacttttgtgaagtgtgttgcaatcggtcatcatttttactcattatgcttagagtgcgtagaattgaacagatccgtcagcttagtgactttaagagggggcggattgttgggttgcgcaaagcaggtctgtcggtcagagaagtgtctagaagaactaacagatccttaggaaccatagtgcggtgttaccaggcgtggactcaggaaggccgtgggcacagagccagaggcactgggcgactcagaggaaccacagagcgcgaagatcgtcgattgcgacttttggctcttaaagaccgatttagcagaagtcgagctattgcaaatcagtggtttgaagaacatgggaatagggttggtatgcgtacagtatatcgccgaatacaAAGTTTTtgccttttgtcctatcgtccgcattgggtgctgcctctcactcgcgaacatcgatctaaccgcttacaatggtgtagagagaggattcagtgggaccaagaatggactcaggtgatctttagtgatgaatcccgcttttgtctggggatgaacgacggttGGGCAAGAGTGAGAAGATGACGGGGTGAAAGgtgagatccacaatttgacagagagcgtcatgtccaccgtactgcAGGCGTTATGctatggggtgctatcgcatatggtagcaggtcacccctagttttcattagaggcaacatgactgcccaacgctatatccaagaagtgttggagccatatgtgattccatattttcgaactatcccgaacgctattttccagcaagacaatgctagacctcatgttgctaggcaaacaataacgttcatggatcaacatcaaatcaaccgtttaccctggccacctcgatcgccggatctgtctcctattgaacatgtctgggacatgattggccgcagactgttgaatttacagcaccctccacagactttagcagcccttactcatgaagttcagattgcctggaatgagatacctcaagaagacattgacaatcttattagatccgagcccaggcatatcaatgagtgtataaggaaccgtggatgctcaacacactattgaaaaaaaaatgaagttcttcctctgatcttgctgaaaatgtaatcattgaataagtatgtggtattgaacacgtacaaaaaaaattatcaaaataaaattatctttaatggatgtttacctttctttgtcacgcagtatatcaTACATTATTTGCAAACCTTTATTAATCGATATGATGAGTCACCTTATTCTacgaatttttacttaaaacgTAATATACAATTTATCTCAGATAAGAATGCCCAACATAGAGATCTTGGAAACAGTAATAAACACAAAATgacttaaattaggaaaaagttacgcaatttaaagcaaattaataaccTGTTTTTATGCCggctaaattttgaattacagCAGACGCTCGATAACGTAAACACGCGATAATGAAATCATTGCGCTAATGCAAACACAAAATTCGTACTATAGAATTAAGTGGAACGCACGATAACGTAAACAATGTGTACCCTCGATAACGTAAACAGTTTTTGCCGACGGTTTATTCTCGATTTAAATCGGGGAGTTCCCCCGATTTATGTAGGGGATTCACCTCTGTGATACTTTGCGACACGCACTGGGTCGGCCTTATGAGAGTTTACATTTTACTTTCGATCTTAAGCGAGTACGCTGCACGCGTTTATGCGTTTTCACGAGAATGGCATCCACATCCTATAAAAGAAAGTGTTTAAAATTGAGTGACAAAGTGAAAATCATAGACGAGGTTGCACTAGGTGCGGGAGTAACacaattagcaaaaaaatatggagtATCGAAGGCAACAATCTGTAAAATTAAGCGCttgaaaacagaaattttaagaaaatcgtGCAACACAGTTGGAGGGctaggaaaaagaaaaactttaaaaaatgcgaAGGCgcctaaaatgaaaaatttcctgtATAAGTGGTTTTTAAAACAACGAGAAAAGCATGTCCCAATTAGTGgcgaaataataaaagagaGGGCTAAATTGCTAAATGCAAAACTGAaagaaattgaacattttgtaGCTAGTGATGGTTGGCTACAACGATTTAAAACAAGATATGGAATTCGACTGCTGTCGATATCAGGTGAGAAATTATCAGCACAACCGCAATTGATACAAccattcaaagaaaaattaatgaaaacaattaaagagCTAGATTTAAGTATGGATCAAATTTATAACGCCGATGAAAGTGGtctttattggaaaatgttaCCAGAGAAAACCTATGCTgcaacatttgaaaaatctgcTCCGGGTAGAAAGCCAGAAAAACAAGAATAACGTTTCTAGCCTGCACTAATGCTAATGGTTCACACAAAATAAAGCCAATGATAAtaggaaaagcaaaaaatccgcgctcatttaaacattttgatgtCCCTGTTGATTATGACTGTTCAAAAACCGCTTGGATAACTAGCAGTATATTTCTGAAATGGTTCCACAAGCGTTTTGTCCCTCAGGTATGACAATGACTTTCTAGtcacaaatttttattcataatttgaggattatatttaatttgtagGTAAAAGATTTCCTGAAAAAACAGCATCTTCCAATAAAAGCGTTGCTACTATTAGATAATGCACCAAGTCATCCTCCAGAGCAACAACTGAGGAGCGAGGATGGGTCAATTTTTGTCATGTACATGCCGCCCAACGTAACTCCATTAATTCAGCCCATGGACCAGAACGCAATAAGGCTCACCAAATTATACTACAGAAAGTTTCTACTTTCATCTGTCTTGTCAAAGAATCCTGAAAACATATCTGAGGCTTTGAAACAGGTAACACTACGAGAAGCTGTTTTAAATTTGCGTATGGCTTGGAATGCACTTAATCAGcaaactattcaaaaatgCTGGAAGAATCTGTTTTATACCAATGATCAAGATGAAGACGATATTCCCTTAAGCGTAATTAGGGAACAGTTGTGATCCAGTGCTGATGTTCTTGTCAGTGCGTCATTGGATgttgttaatttattgaaagtaGTGAATCCCAACGTTGTTTGTACTCCAGCTGATATTAACTTGTGGAACGAAGATAAGCAGACGATTGATGTTAATAAGGAGGAAGATATAGACAGTGAAGACGATGAGGACGTTCCCATTGGAATTGGAAGTGTAGTGACTGACGTGCAAGCTATACAAGTTTTTAACCAAGCTTTAGATTGGgctgaaaaaaaagaagtagCATACACGGATATTTTAGTTCTTCGTAAATTAAGGGCGTAGGCATTGGAAGACAATGCTAAGCGTAAATTTACGCAAACtaaaattgcagatttttttttctaattaaaaaaaacttgttgctattaaaatatttgttcattttgttatatacatatatgtattaaacgtttcttttaataaatacatatgcagttaattatttacatGACATTCGCTAATGTAAACATTTCGATAAAGTAAACCACACTTGGTCTGATATAGTTCACATTATCGAGCGTCTGCTGTATTAAGAAGATGTCCgggaaaaaaaagaatttggcAGTTTTCGTTTTCTGCAAATAGCGATTATACGGTTACAATTAGaggaatgaaaattttacattattaagacTTTTTGAAAACTAGTTAGCAGTGTTctcagttttcttgttaagcCCTTACTTTTGAagacaaatttttaaacttttgattttgataTAAACGCAATACCGAATATGGGTCCATATCACTTTAGCCCAACAgaaatgaataatttcttttctgaaaaaatgacttttttgatATTGTAATACGTGAttctttgtaaaaaattgcgaatgtttttttcattatttttcatataaatatttgcagTGTCTGCAAGCTTTCGGGACTGTGGAGTGAATTGGGGTGTTGGGtgaagtaaaataaatcaaaaacatagttggataatgaataaatcatgTAATGAAACTAACCTATTTAAGTCATGGCCCCCTAGGTTCCCTGACTTAAATAGCCTAGATTTTTTCCTATGGAAGCAACTAAAATCTTTAGTGCACACAACACTAGTGAATATCGTTGACGAGTTACGAAATCGAATATTAGATGCATTTGAAATCGTAAGAAATACTCCGGAGGTTTTTGAAACAATACGAACGCATGTGTTGGAAGAGATCACTTTCAACAATTGCTGTAACATAGTTTATTCGTTAAGGTTATTATTTAGGATcatccaaattttaatttcatctagcgaattgcagaaaatcatgttttattttttttctcaataatcGACGcagatacgaaaaaattacaagggaccaaaaagtttctaaaccaaataaaaaaagtcaatttgtattttagaatcTACCAGAGGGCATCACCCCAAAAAGATTATCACCCTGTAGGTatattaaaaccattttatatGCATGACAATGTAAGCCCTACAACATAAActttattccaaattttagctaaatatctcaaaaactgcaggagttataatgaaaaaacggattttttttatttgaacacaGAGATGGCCTTGGGTAGGGGTGAAGAGTATCCACTAAGCAAACGTTCATTTtgaatatgtaattaaaaaaaagagtcAAAATCGaccaagaaataaagattttacaaggaTTGTAAGTCCTTAACGCGGAtatactgtatattatttaaaattagttcatagtcgtatttttcttttaaattaaaactgaccttgtttatgtttacattttttagcCTATAGACAGAAGTAGGGACAATACATTAGctgagtaataaaattacaaaagaaaaatttgcaatcCGCGTAACGATTATTTCACTGATTGCAACTGATTATTAACAGCTAAACAACGATTGATGGTTGTGcataaaataaggaaaatctCAGCATAAAATCCtgataaaagaaattgtaatGATAACTTTATTAGAACAGcattaataaatgatattaCTTTGAACAACACTGCATAAGGTGTCTTTTCAATAAcagttaatattaatatagaAGTAGATTAAACAAGTGCACGCGAAAACCTGCTACTACAGTACCTTCAAAAAATATCGACCTGAAGAACCTATTAAAGATTTAATAAGCCTAATATGTGCACACACAAATCTCCAAAACTGTAACAGTTCTAGCAAAAGGAGAAAAGAACTCTGAAAGTTTCCATGTATCTTTATAATCGGTTTTGTTAATGTaggaatggaaaaaataaacttcagTGGAGGAGAACCATTTCTACCACGACGAGGAGAACACCTTGGAGAGATGGTTCACTACTGCAAAAAATACTTGGGAGTATCCGTATCCATTATTTCCAATGGATCATTAATAAGGGAGagttggttaaaaaaatatgggaaaTTTGTTGATATATTGGCGATTTCATGTGATTCGTTCCACGAAGAAACCAACAAGGTAAAAGAATGCACCGATTGAAATGCAAAATGCAATGTAAACGTTGTATTTTTTAGCTTATTGGAAGATGCCAAGGAAGTCGCAATCACGTACAGAAATTATATCAAATAAGAGACTGGTGTAAAGAATACAACATactcttcaaaattaatacCGTTGTAAACACTTATAATCAAGACGAAAACATGATTGAAGAGATTAAGGAATTAGATCCcataaggtttttttaaattatttttcttatagacAGTAATCTACATTTGGATTATTTTCCCTCAGATGGAAGGTATTCCAGTGTTTGTTGCTGGAGGGTGAAAACGTTGGACCTGAAGCGTTAAAAAACGCCGAGAATTTTTACATCAATGAGGAAACTtttaacgcatttctcgaCAGACACAAAACTGTTAAGTGTCTAGTTCCAGAGTCGAACACCAAAATGCAGAACAGCTACCTCATCCTCGATGAATACGTAAGGTAttctttaaatgttaaatctcttacaaaataaaaaaattccagatgcGATTTCTGGATTGTCAAAATGGATGGAAAATTCCGTCAAAATCGATACTCGACGTCGGAGTTGAAGAAGCCCTTAAATTTTCCGGATTTGACGAAGAAATGTTTAAGAAACGTGGTGGTATTTACAAATGGTCTAAGGAGCCAGAAAGGCTATCCTGGTAGGGAAGTTGGTATCTAAAGAgattataaaaatcttttaaaatgtattacaGTAGACACTCGATAccgtgaacaaaataaaacaacgcacGTTCACATtagcgatttatttatgtaatcgggggttaatctaaatagagtggaaaacaaattattgggtgacaaaaaagtctgaaattttagtttgcttcttaagatttgtaattttttgcacaaggactgtttctcttagtctttttaaaactatgaggTCTGCGAAGTCCACACCACTATATTCTGCCCACTGGATTACagtatttaatgcagttatagcgctgtccagtgacactatacttgacatttcttgaaaattctcgactACATGAACTTCACATTCTTCTTGATCGTTTTCACATTCCATTCCAATAcatcagtttccttgaatgtggcctacaaatacacataaattacatatgtaataacagatttaaattgtaaagataaatcccttacttgtggtgctagtgtatttagaagatcacaggatttggagattaagcctgccttatcatcgtcccatcgacgttttaaaacagaaagaggtaaTTCATTATCGTCATCCTCGGACATTTCAgtgttctctaaaatatttctccaacattttgcaataatttatgaatcgagtcgattccatgcagccgttaagttgacaacagcttccttaatagtcaagtttttcaatgtatcagttatgtttgaattacttgctataacatcggcaagaaggctattcctgtaatgtaattttgatccataggttggataagcggcgtaacgttaggtggaagaaacattgttactaactgtccatcttcgctctttaattcttcttcgtttgaatgagatggcgcgttatctagcagaagtaaggcttttatcgggagccctttatttgacaaaaaacgtgtaacctgtaaaggaatacgtaaatttatgctacgatttcaagaaaaatacacaacaaaatttacctgaggtacaaaggaatgatggaaccattttttaaaaatccacacacaGCAGTCATCCACGCTGTCTTGGAGTGTTCATAATCAAGAGGgcaagtaaagtttttaaatgaccttggATTGGCAGCCTTACCGATAACTAATGGTTTTACTTTATGTCTTCCAGTAGCATTTGTGCAAACTGTTattattcgttgtttttcagtctttcaatgttttgtccggtagaagtttccagtataagcccgtttcgtcagcattataaagttgatctcatgtaattccaagtttctgcattttattttttaactgctttttgaAAGGGTCAATAAGTTCCAGTtgggaagaaagtttttccccggaaatttttaaaaaccgaattccaaatatttttttaaacctctgtaGTCATCCCTCACTAGCCGTAAATTCCTTAtcagtttcctttatttcagaatgtatggatttggctttttgctttatcGTTTCTCCGcttacaacaaaatttttatttcgttgatttaaaaaccatttgtatagctgtttttccatttgtggtaatccagaccctttaagtgtttttcttttacttgatccaacatatgtatctgttattactcttaaaatagtttcttttctttgctttattttgcaaatcgtagatttagctatattgtattttctggataaatttgaaacacttacacctttacttagctcctgaattacaagagatttttcatggagagttaaacactttgattttttcagcaacattacatataacaacacgtattcactaaacctttcgacaaccgttcaaaagcaacaggcaaatgttgcaatgcaaaaaatgaaacaataggGGAAAGTAAAACTGGGGAAATACCGGGCACGACCCGGGGTCGGGCAACCCCGTATTGAGCACAACTGCCAGAGAATCCCCAGAAGTAGGAAATCATTGGTTCACGTTATACGGTGGTTAATGTGATAGAAAGATGATTCACGTTATCCGGAGGTTTACGTTATCCGATGTTCACAGTATCGAGTGTTTACTGTATTTACAAATGACAATATTTTGTAAACTGATATTGCTGCACCTTCCGTATTCATCATGCAGTGCTAGATAAACGactttttaataaagcaaGTGTCATTTGCAaatcaactttaaaaaaaattagtgcaTTGCCAGCTGCATGATCAGCAAGAAGATGTCTGGACGCTAATCAGTTTAATTATAGAATATATAGActataaaatagaatatagAATATggtataatatataaaataagttaattatagaattttccagtaaagtaaaacaaatatttattgaacatGATATCACAGGTTTTCGTCTCAGTTAACCTGTTCAAGTAAATGGACGTCAAGTGAGATGCAATGTGTCATATCATGATCAAAAATTACTCTCTAGGGAATAgtaaagttaataataagTACTGCTGTATTAACATGTTACTATAATGATGTACCTCTAAGTGGCGTATATTCGTGGACGAAAACTGAACTTTTGCGAAAGTTTAGAATCACACACACATTTAAACAGTAGATGATCAACAAGTCTATGAACCTTAATAAAGCATTtccaaaagaaaaagtatCCTTTTTTTGGTCCCTTTTCAAACTTAGAACGTCAATATCTCGGGAACGCGTGGGACGATTGTcttgaaaaatatctcaaatctATCGTCTCGATGCGCTCTATAACCCTACGCTAATGGCTTTACAAAATATCTTCTGgttatacaatttaattattttcctacATAAGTCGCATACTAATGAAAATTACGAACTCTGGACAATTTGATGAAGGTGGCGATGTCCTTGCAGGATCGTGATGAGATATGGCTATTAGTCataagataattaaatttataagctCACATACTATATTATTCAGCCCTCGAAGTTTAGTTTATAATAGACTGAGACAAAATGTTAA
This DNA window, taken from Euwallacea similis isolate ESF13 chromosome 5, ESF131.1, whole genome shotgun sequence, encodes the following:
- the LOC136409045 gene encoding jerky protein homolog, which codes for MASTSYKRKCLKLSDKVKIIDEVALGAGVTQLAKKYGVSKATICKIKRLKTEILRKSCNTVGGLGKRKTLKNAKAPKMKNFLYKWFLKQREKHVPISGEIIKERAKLLNAKLKEIEHFVASDGWLQRFKTRYGIRLLSISGEKLSAQPQLIQPFKEKLMKTIKELDLKKTYAATFEKSAPGRKPEKQE
- the LOC136409319 gene encoding jerky protein homolog-like translates to MIIGKAKNPRSFKHFDVPVDYDCSKTAWITSSIFLKWFHKRFVPQVKDFLKKQHLPIKALLLLDNAPSHPPEQQLRSEDGSIFVMYMPPNVTPLIQPMDQNAIRLTKLYYRKFLLSSVLSKNPENISEALKQVTLREAVLNLRMAWNALNQQTIQKCWKNLFYTNDQDEDDIPLSVIREQL
- the LOC136409276 gene encoding S-adenosylmethionine-dependent nucleotide dehydratase RSAD2-like codes for the protein MNPIESTLRSVLIFFISFLGKVLNFILAKFQIKKRNVETDNNLIPKSVNYHFTRVCNYSCGFCFHTAKTSYMLSLDDVKIGFDMLKKAGMEKINFSGGEPFLPRRGEHLGEMVHYCKKYLGVSVSIISNGSLIRESWLKKYGKFVDILAISCDSFHEETNKLIGRCQGSRNHVQKLYQIRDWCKEYNILFKINTVVNTYNQDENMIEEIKELDPIRWKVFQCLLLEGENVGPEALKNAENFYINEETFNAFLDRHKTVKCLVPESNTKMQNSYLILDEYMRFLDCQNGWKIPSKSILDVGVEEALKFSGFDEEMFKKRGGIYKWSKEPERLSW